The DNA region agatgcagaggCAGACGTTGGCAACTGGGATGAGGAGATACGGGTCTGGGCATCTGCGATGACGGTATCTGCGCGTTGGAGGGACTGCTGGAGGATCGAGGTGTTGGATTGAAGAGTTGTGTTGAGGGAGTTTAGCGAGGAGATCTCGGCTTGCAGGGTAGCGATGGCGTTGTGTAACGAGTGGGATTGGGAGGTAAGTGAGTGGGCTGCTGATTCGGATTGCGAGACGTTGGACTGGACCGTTTCGGCTAGTGTTTTGGAGACTGCTTTTACGAGGGCGTCTTTTTCGGGGTTTGGGGGGATTGGCGGGGCTGGTCCTGTGGGTGCGAAGGAGGGCAGTTCGAGCTCGAAGGGGGAGGTGAGGaggtctggtgctggtgcCTGTTGTTTCGGTGCGGTTTGTGCTGGTGCTAGTGTCGGTGTCGGCATTGGTTGCGTGGTTGGTGTTGCTTGTGAGAGTTGTCGCTGGTGAGGCATGGGTGAGTGCGGATATGGAGCGACTGGTGATTGCTGGTAGACAGGATGACGGGGTATCTGGTGTGGTGGATATTGTCGTGATTGCTGCCATCCAAGATTCTGGGCTGGACTCACTGGAGTGCCGCTGGGgtatgctggtccagtcatgTGCGGTTGTTGCGGCACTCGATACGGACTCGCCATTCCGCCAGGACTCATACCTGTCTGGGGCGAAAAGGATTGTCGTCGTGCTTGTTCTTCTGGAGGTAATGGGGGGAGAGGCGGAGGAGAATTGTATCGTCCTGCCGGAGGTgtctgctgttgctgctcgGCAGCTACCATTTGACCCGGCTTTGGAGGTGGCGGGGGTGGTACTTGAGTTTCCGGCCTGGGTGAGGGCATTCTCTGCACCGTCGGCGAACCGAATCCAGGTGGTAACGGGGGCACAGGTGGTGGTGTAGGCATTGATTGTGGTTGCGGCTGCTGTATCGGGTGTTTATATTTAACGGGCGGTTCGGTAGCAAAGACGTCTCGTAGGATGGATAGGAGGTCGGCGATCGAAGACCTCTATCATAAATTGTAAGCTTAAGAGATTCGATTTCTGAACAGCATCACTCACATCCCATGCCTCCAGCCAGTGCGCCAAGTAGTGATGGTATACCCTCCCCTCCAACGTCACATGCTGCCCAACCCGGACCACCATATCGTGCGTCGGAGTCACATAAACCATCGGCGGTTCGCGAGGATACGTCGTGGGAATCCATAGTGCGACTGGGAATTTATATAGCGTTCCGCGAAAGGAGACAGGTATTGTCCCCGcgatgaggaggagcagCGTGGAGAAACCGGTTTCGTAGGCTGCACACGATCCAGTTAGCGCACGTTCAATTGTCTACTCTGATATGATATGatatgatagctcactgTAGACATCTGTTCGcggagagagagaaggatATTGGGCTAGCGCATTGGCGACATCGTAGTAGGTCCGGTTGGGATCTTGATATGTCTGCTTGGGGTCGTAGTGGTCCTGCGGGGTCAGCGGTGGTCGCTATACAAGAACTGAATAGAGATATATACCCTGATCAAAATACTGTAAAGCCAGTTAAGTGTTCTTTGGGGCACTGCCGCCATCTCGAGAGTGAGAGTGtggaagagggaaaaaaCAGTGGTGATGTCGAGTCCGATGGTTGTTGATGATCACGCTGTGGCTCCGCACCGCCTGTGGCGGGAGAT from Aspergillus chevalieri M1 DNA, chromosome 2, nearly complete sequence includes:
- a CDS encoding putative endosomal sorting complex protein TSG101 (COG:O,U;~EggNog:ENOG410PR05;~InterPro:IPR017916,IPR016135,IPR008883,IPR037202;~PFAM:PF09454,PF05743;~go_process: GO:0006464 - cellular protein modification process [Evidence IEA];~go_process: GO:0015031 - protein transport [Evidence IEA]), which produces MAAVPQRTLNWLYSILIRDHYDPKQTYQDPNRTYYDVANALAQYPSLSPRTDVYTYETGFSTLLLLIAGTIPVSFRGTLYKFPVALWIPTTYPREPPMVYVTPTHDMVVRVGQHVTLEGRVYHHYLAHWLEAWDRSSIADLLSILRDVFATEPPVKYKHPIQQPQPQSMPTPPPVPPLPPGFGSPTVQRMPSPRPETQVPPPPPPKPGQMVAAEQQQQTPPAGRYNSPPPLPPLPPEEQARRQSFSPQTGMSPGGMASPYRVPQQPHMTGPAYPSGTPVSPAQNLGWQQSRQYPPHQIPRHPVYQQSPVAPYPHSPMPHQRQLSQATPTTQPMPTPTLAPAQTAPKQQAPAPDLLTSPFELELPSFAPTGPAPPIPPNPEKDALVKAVSKTLAETVQSNVSQSESAAHSLTSQSHSLHNAIATLQAEISSLNSLNTTLQSNTSILQQSLQRADTVIADAQTRISSSQLPTSASASASPLPTSSTDTTTSTPTSVQGLPSIDEILVAPTVVGKQLYDLVAEEAGIQQAIYALQVALVKGVIGVETWSRHTRGLAREAFLKRALGRKVAVGLGCEGV